Proteins from one Maridesulfovibrio ferrireducens genomic window:
- a CDS encoding formate dehydrogenase subunit gamma, translating to MRIRRFTPIQKTFHLLLIVTFMTQAVTGMARMYSTTLFGKALGAPFGGYVNCLEIHKVVGVAMLLLFICHVIYALFLVLAGKVERQDSLIPHLRDFKEFFGHLRWMMGGKLPRFGRWAYWEKFDYWAVFWGMVLLGRTGLLLFDPIETARYIDGSELNIALWMHRLEAILAMGYIFLIHFGVVVLRKHSFPMDQAMWGGDADYETVQIERSEWLENLEASGQLDDLIIKDSNPILTTLSYLVGLGGVTLGVYLVIGGLMNAHLIPW from the coding sequence ATGAGGATTAGACGATTCACTCCGATTCAGAAAACCTTCCACTTGCTTCTTATAGTGACATTCATGACTCAGGCTGTAACCGGCATGGCCAGAATGTACTCCACTACTTTGTTCGGGAAAGCTCTCGGAGCACCCTTCGGCGGCTACGTAAATTGTCTGGAGATACACAAGGTAGTCGGCGTTGCAATGCTGCTGCTGTTTATCTGTCACGTAATCTATGCGCTGTTTCTGGTACTTGCCGGAAAAGTAGAAAGACAGGATTCCCTTATTCCGCATCTGCGGGACTTCAAGGAGTTCTTTGGACATCTGCGCTGGATGATGGGCGGTAAGTTACCAAGATTCGGTAGATGGGCATACTGGGAAAAATTTGATTATTGGGCCGTATTCTGGGGAATGGTTCTACTTGGACGAACTGGTCTTTTATTGTTCGATCCGATTGAAACAGCCAGATATATAGACGGTTCAGAACTCAACATTGCACTTTGGATGCACAGACTGGAAGCAATTCTGGCTATGGGTTACATATTCCTTATTCATTTTGGAGTTGTTGTCCTGCGTAAGCACAGTTTCCCCATGGATCAAGCAATGTGGGGCGGAGATGCCGACTATGAAACAGTTCAAATAGAACGATCTGAATGGCTTGAAAATCTTGAAGCCAGTGGGCAGTTGGATGATCTTATCATAAAAGATTCAAATCCCATACTTACAACCCTTTCTTATCTGGTTGGATTAGGAGGAGTGACACTTGGAGTTTACTTAGTGATCGGAGGACTTATGAATGCCCACCTGATTCCTTGGTAG
- a CDS encoding multiheme c-type cytochrome, translating to MKRLYKLLIVVVTLMTFGGCTTNEPVVDVAKITSEPKTFVGSETCKTCHLEHYDSWKATNHSRMAQNAKSNVDAFIVDINDKGIKADFQKLADAGKLKAPVDQIYFPTKNDILYTLGNEWKQRYIVKKDGILYISPIQFNTETGRWVNYHEADWDKRPWLLKCGGCHTTGTKLDMDDMSKSTFTEPGVGCESCHGAGSWHVALPKTAVFEKRETIVNPAKLPRGVAVQICGSCHNRGSSTMAKGAGWPVGYTPGKALETYYTSTSFAAGDKKHMYPNEFSKGHHQQYIDWLKSEHRREGVTCTSCHFVHQLGMPTTRFQTKGQGSSSCLTCHKQANQNMAHSIHSFANCIGCHMPRIAKSAESRDIHSHVFKTLLPSGTLENPAIPNSCQNCHRHKDENLAELQKRFKILSSVPKPQGKVVEPMNAYK from the coding sequence ATGAAGAGACTCTATAAACTGTTAATTGTAGTTGTGACATTAATGACCTTTGGGGGATGTACAACCAATGAGCCCGTGGTGGATGTAGCCAAAATAACATCAGAACCCAAAACCTTCGTTGGATCAGAAACCTGTAAAACCTGTCATCTTGAGCATTATGACTCATGGAAAGCAACTAACCACAGCCGCATGGCTCAAAATGCTAAGAGCAATGTAGATGCCTTTATCGTTGATATTAATGATAAAGGCATTAAGGCCGATTTTCAGAAACTCGCTGATGCGGGTAAATTAAAAGCTCCTGTAGATCAGATTTATTTCCCTACAAAAAACGATATCTTATACACACTCGGTAACGAGTGGAAACAACGTTATATTGTTAAGAAAGACGGAATTTTATATATTTCACCCATCCAGTTTAATACCGAAACCGGTCGATGGGTAAACTACCATGAAGCAGATTGGGACAAGCGCCCATGGTTGCTCAAATGCGGTGGATGCCACACAACCGGAACAAAGCTGGATATGGACGATATGTCCAAAAGCACCTTCACAGAACCGGGCGTTGGCTGTGAATCCTGTCATGGAGCCGGTTCATGGCATGTGGCTTTGCCAAAAACCGCAGTATTTGAAAAGCGCGAAACCATCGTGAACCCTGCAAAACTGCCTCGCGGAGTAGCCGTACAAATTTGCGGAAGCTGTCATAACAGAGGATCATCCACGATGGCGAAGGGAGCCGGCTGGCCCGTAGGTTACACCCCCGGCAAGGCACTCGAAACATATTACACCTCAACATCCTTCGCCGCAGGTGACAAAAAACATATGTATCCTAATGAATTCTCTAAAGGACATCACCAGCAATACATTGACTGGCTTAAATCTGAACATCGCAGAGAAGGCGTAACCTGCACCTCATGTCATTTTGTTCATCAACTAGGAATGCCTACGACCCGTTTCCAGACCAAGGGTCAGGGTTCTTCATCCTGTCTAACCTGTCATAAACAGGCAAACCAGAACATGGCACATTCAATTCACTCATTCGCAAACTGCATCGGCTGCCATATGCCGAGAATTGCCAAGAGTGCGGAATCAAGAGACATTCACAGTCATGTTTTCAAGACACTGCTACCTTCCGGTACTCTTGAAAATCCGGCAATTCCTAACTCATGTCAGAATTGCCATCGCCACAAAGATGAAAATCTTGCCGAGTTGCAAAAACGTTTCAAGATTCTGTCTTCAGTGCCTAAGCCTCAAGGCAAAGTCGTGGAGCCCATGAACGCCTACAAATAG
- a CDS encoding YajQ family cyclic di-GMP-binding protein: MPSFDVVSEVDLQEVDNAVNNVIKEIDTRYDFRGVSTELSFNKKDKVINLLTGDDMKVKAVRDMLITHFTRRKVDSRVIEYGEVEPTSKGQLKQAIKLKEGIDKDTAKKIVKMIKASKIKVQAAIQDEQVRVTGKKLDDLQAVMSLVRECDLDMPFQFVNMKS; this comes from the coding sequence ATGCCGTCTTTTGATGTTGTCAGTGAAGTTGATTTGCAGGAAGTGGATAATGCCGTAAATAATGTGATTAAAGAAATTGATACTAGGTATGATTTTCGCGGGGTTTCAACAGAACTTTCTTTTAATAAAAAAGATAAAGTTATCAATCTGCTAACCGGCGATGATATGAAAGTTAAAGCTGTCAGAGACATGCTGATTACTCATTTCACAAGACGTAAAGTCGATTCCAGAGTAATTGAGTACGGTGAAGTTGAGCCTACTTCGAAAGGGCAGCTCAAACAGGCAATTAAGCTCAAAGAAGGAATTGATAAAGATACTGCTAAAAAGATCGTAAAGATGATTAAAGCCAGTAAGATAAAAGTTCAGGCAGCCATTCAGGATGAACAGGTCCGGGTAACCGGAAAGAAGTTAGATGATCTTCAGGCTGTTATGAGTCTTGTTAGAGAATGTGATCTGGATATGCCTTTTCAGTTTGTAAATATGAAAAGCTAG
- a CDS encoding S-layer homology domain-containing protein, with protein sequence MRKYAIFLASLLLILSLAGCGKKVTPQHIEDNPAHHYLMGMELIDQGQPDKAFARFERAVVLDEEYAPAIAGKALVYAIRAEAESDDGYKSADSERAIDQLDKAVSEAGDKDTKFRVYVTGIRVYTHLASRGWLSRAEDLHHDAKAMAEDVQEDNLIYYRNTEAVDYFMGVAFFKGGEFRKSEDALGVVLAAAPGKWHEKARELSRRVQKIVLAMRNYTLTDVAKKIAVKETVDRADVAALLVDELHLDRLFAGRIPVQQANGMKAEFVPADVVNHMFEPEIMTVLKWKVRGLEPAYDQKSQAFLFYPNKAMTRKELAFVLEDVLIKLTGDESMSSQHLGQSKSLYPDVSPTGAWYNAIVTVVNRNLMETELSGEFRPDANMDGADLILSLMRLRNVMNIY encoded by the coding sequence ATGAGAAAATATGCGATATTTTTGGCGAGCCTGCTTTTAATTCTCTCCCTTGCGGGATGTGGAAAAAAAGTAACTCCGCAGCATATAGAAGACAATCCGGCCCATCATTATTTAATGGGCATGGAACTTATTGATCAGGGACAGCCGGATAAAGCTTTTGCCCGTTTTGAAAGGGCCGTGGTTCTGGATGAAGAATATGCACCTGCTATTGCCGGTAAAGCGCTTGTTTATGCTATACGTGCCGAGGCTGAAAGTGACGACGGATATAAATCTGCTGATTCAGAAAGGGCTATCGATCAATTAGATAAAGCTGTTTCGGAAGCAGGAGATAAGGATACTAAATTCAGAGTCTATGTAACAGGGATCAGAGTTTACACTCATCTTGCAAGCAGAGGCTGGCTGAGCAGAGCGGAAGATCTTCATCATGACGCTAAAGCTATGGCGGAAGATGTTCAGGAAGATAATCTCATTTATTATAGAAACACCGAAGCTGTTGATTATTTTATGGGTGTAGCCTTCTTTAAAGGCGGAGAATTCCGTAAGTCCGAAGATGCTCTCGGAGTTGTTCTGGCTGCGGCTCCCGGTAAGTGGCATGAAAAAGCCCGTGAACTTTCACGTCGCGTACAGAAAATTGTGCTTGCTATGCGCAATTACACGTTGACCGATGTGGCAAAGAAGATAGCCGTAAAGGAAACTGTGGACAGGGCTGATGTCGCCGCTCTTTTAGTGGATGAACTTCATCTGGACAGACTTTTCGCAGGGCGTATTCCTGTACAGCAGGCTAACGGAATGAAGGCTGAATTTGTGCCTGCTGACGTTGTGAATCACATGTTTGAACCTGAAATTATGACTGTTCTCAAGTGGAAGGTCAGAGGGCTTGAACCTGCGTATGACCAGAAAAGTCAGGCATTTTTATTCTATCCGAACAAGGCTATGACTCGTAAGGAGTTGGCATTTGTATTGGAAGATGTTTTGATCAAATTGACTGGTGATGAATCCATGTCTTCGCAGCATTTAGGGCAGAGCAAGTCTCTTTATCCTGATGTTTCTCCCACTGGTGCTTGGTACAATGCGATCGTCACCGTGGTTAACAGAAATTTGATGGAGACTGAGCTTTCCGGTGAATTCCGTCCGGATGCCAATATGGATGGGGCAGATCTCATTCTCTCCCTGATGCGTCTTCGCAACGTTATGAATATTTATTAG
- a CDS encoding SpoIID/LytB domain-containing protein, translating to MKKYNSVLFISLLAAILFCGPAMSESASAASRIPMTVQQYSASDLEDQVQAQWHINYASYLIDIGKYFEAIEQYDTAIDYSPLAKTRAHAMFGKAMVLSTFLDAPEKAAEIYKEVGKKYPEQAETSLYRLGFLYYQMSKYEQSRSVFKEYIKKFPVGRFRYQAEAIISTMKEPVKPEPEVKPTPVGEEPGLRVCLSRRVNSMTVSVGTKNDEICAGELGCGTEYKVAISGNKLALNGRKVTATRIKFTSKVPLKVAYGKESKKVRGVVDVSIRRGKLLILNIVSIEEYLKSVVPAESYASWPEETLKAQAVAARTYAYYQKLHRTHLFYDVYADTYDQMYAGVDREDKRTNKAVKDTRGQVVLYKKKPILSQYTANSGGFTADSKAIFGAGKKYLIAQKDPASLKGKMASWNRKFRSGDIEAKLKKIGISVPGIQSIEALEKGPSGRIIKVRIKYKGGQKDVRTRTTLGSSRVLSLPDILLKIEKKKDYYVFTGHGWGHGVGYSQWGAAEMGKKNKYSTILDFYYPDTDLKQLW from the coding sequence ATGAAAAAGTATAATTCAGTTTTATTTATATCTTTGCTTGCAGCAATTCTTTTTTGCGGTCCGGCAATGTCGGAATCAGCATCTGCCGCGTCGCGTATTCCGATGACGGTTCAGCAATATTCGGCCTCGGATTTGGAAGATCAGGTTCAGGCGCAGTGGCATATTAATTATGCCAGCTATCTTATTGATATAGGTAAATATTTTGAAGCTATTGAGCAGTATGACACGGCTATTGATTATTCTCCGTTAGCTAAAACCCGCGCGCATGCCATGTTCGGCAAAGCAATGGTGCTTTCCACTTTTCTAGATGCTCCTGAAAAAGCGGCTGAAATATATAAAGAGGTTGGTAAAAAGTATCCGGAGCAAGCCGAAACCTCTCTTTATCGGCTCGGTTTTCTTTATTATCAGATGAGTAAATACGAGCAGTCTCGCTCTGTATTCAAAGAGTACATAAAAAAATTCCCGGTGGGACGATTCAGGTATCAGGCGGAAGCTATAATTTCTACAATGAAGGAACCTGTTAAGCCTGAGCCTGAAGTGAAACCCACTCCGGTCGGCGAAGAACCTGGTCTCAGAGTTTGTCTCAGCCGCAGGGTTAATTCGATGACTGTATCGGTCGGGACAAAAAACGATGAGATTTGCGCTGGGGAGCTGGGGTGCGGTACTGAATATAAGGTTGCAATATCCGGTAATAAACTGGCTTTAAACGGTAGAAAAGTTACTGCTACACGAATCAAGTTTACTTCAAAAGTGCCGCTTAAGGTTGCTTATGGTAAAGAATCAAAAAAAGTTCGCGGAGTGGTCGATGTGAGTATACGACGTGGAAAATTGCTGATTTTAAATATTGTTTCGATTGAAGAATATTTGAAGTCTGTGGTCCCTGCTGAATCTTATGCCTCTTGGCCGGAAGAGACTCTCAAAGCTCAAGCCGTAGCGGCAAGAACTTATGCTTATTACCAGAAGCTTCATCGTACCCATCTTTTTTATGATGTTTATGCAGATACTTATGATCAGATGTATGCCGGTGTGGATCGTGAAGATAAGCGGACAAATAAGGCTGTTAAGGACACTCGCGGTCAGGTCGTTCTATATAAAAAGAAGCCTATCCTTTCACAGTATACTGCTAACAGTGGCGGTTTCACCGCGGATTCTAAGGCTATTTTCGGTGCCGGTAAAAAATATCTTATTGCCCAGAAAGATCCGGCAAGTCTTAAAGGAAAGATGGCTTCGTGGAATCGTAAGTTCAGATCCGGCGATATTGAAGCTAAGCTTAAAAAGATAGGTATTTCTGTTCCGGGGATACAGTCTATTGAAGCTCTGGAAAAAGGGCCGTCAGGAAGAATTATTAAAGTCAGGATTAAGTATAAAGGTGGTCAGAAAGATGTTCGCACACGCACGACCTTGGGAAGTTCCAGAGTTTTGTCATTGCCGGACATTCTTTTAAAGATCGAAAAGAAAAAAGATTACTATGTCTTTACAGGTCATGGATGGGGACACGGTGTAGGGTATTCCCAGTGGGGAGCCGCCGAAATGGGTAAGAAAAATAAGTATAGTACTATTCTGGATTTTTATTATCCCGACACAGATCTTAAGCAGTTATGGTAA
- a CDS encoding tetratricopeptide repeat protein, giving the protein MNKVERIVWIICFVVTLTILVGIIEGRAAVQDVNADVVTELSCGRAAQEYMDCEEYELAISNLEACLRVYPRSDWLFSLLGRAYYKMGDLEAAETQFRHALEINTNNLVAKRLILEMRKTQDLLKDRELSEWVGIAKERAADLITLVVGVWLGMLLSGISGRVYSHFMRTSFRKALSKKDYDYATDILEDLIVNRKKAELRKRLRELLQEYSLDEAKELIIEYVDDREIEDKLVHFLVQIHKKSKIS; this is encoded by the coding sequence ATGAATAAAGTTGAAAGAATTGTGTGGATTATCTGTTTTGTTGTTACGCTGACGATTCTTGTAGGCATTATTGAAGGCCGTGCCGCTGTGCAGGATGTGAATGCAGATGTTGTTACGGAGTTATCCTGCGGAAGGGCCGCTCAGGAATATATGGATTGTGAGGAGTATGAACTCGCGATATCAAATCTGGAGGCTTGTCTGCGGGTATATCCGCGTTCAGATTGGCTCTTCAGTCTGCTCGGCAGGGCGTATTATAAAATGGGAGATCTTGAGGCCGCGGAAACTCAGTTCAGACACGCCCTTGAAATTAATACCAATAATCTGGTCGCAAAACGGCTTATTCTGGAGATGCGTAAAACTCAGGATCTGCTTAAAGATAGAGAACTTTCCGAATGGGTGGGCATTGCCAAAGAAAGGGCCGCGGATCTCATCACGCTTGTTGTAGGTGTCTGGCTGGGTATGTTACTTTCGGGGATTTCCGGCAGAGTTTATTCTCATTTTATGCGCACAAGTTTTCGAAAGGCTCTGAGTAAAAAAGATTATGACTACGCCACGGATATTTTGGAAGATCTTATTGTAAATAGAAAAAAGGCTGAATTAAGAAAACGGTTGCGTGAGCTTTTACAGGAATACAGTCTGGATGAAGCCAAAGAATTGATTATCGAATATGTTGATGATCGGGAAATTGAGGATAAATTAGTGCATTTTCTCGTTCAGATTCATAAGAAATCAAAGATCAGTTAG
- a CDS encoding PEP/pyruvate-binding domain-containing protein, giving the protein MKFRQLFNHWTYETFPPGRLLRRRYNSFKMLMDLEEECLFIISRIEDIGFGLSEVDWANIEKLSIDLGNKVQLMLEQLQSMNPVRFMDLMDYYNKINFYVRMAVTVPDPEIPVPFTIPLSESTTHATHAGANAVNLARIITETDIPVLDGIVIGSGVYNYFIEANDLRIHIDHILESVTTTETDQLQSTSEALISLFMKGQMPDVITNELEIAALETSKGGNLLTLSASVTPEDKTCVLPENSIKVQNIKPQDIVSAWKKAVLCKFSPESINARIKLGYSNRETPVAVIIQPEINTQDSGLIETMHNAEISLPPADQELGCSIILSKKDSAPFIFSRREKQRMLSHPEQQSLSLHSAKTIAASGYQIEEVLGEPQKCEWITDLRNQVLITSTEPYPNKGTRAVDRMKRTLQYIANLNISAKNTEMFLPEKSKSMYDLVRFANEKAVSEMFSLVSKEGLGLDGAKHLTARQPISLTVLNLEDGLFTTAAGKMEITPDDIKSSPMWALWFGLGSKRPGWSAENSVDGYAILSKTYLNIKLKSEKDLSEIDAVCDPEIEKNHIHFRFKGGEGTPDERIARIEFIKNILAPLGFEITNQGDLIEAVHKAATEPEIQKKLATIGHIVAHIAISNPVAQNSQQAIKEAVIFSAGLG; this is encoded by the coding sequence ATGAAATTTCGCCAACTTTTTAATCACTGGACATACGAAACCTTCCCTCCGGGCAGACTGCTCAGGCGAAGATATAATTCTTTTAAAATGTTGATGGATCTTGAAGAAGAATGTCTTTTCATAATCTCGCGTATTGAAGACATAGGATTCGGACTGAGCGAAGTAGACTGGGCAAATATAGAAAAACTTTCCATTGATCTTGGAAATAAAGTTCAGTTAATGCTTGAACAATTACAGTCAATGAATCCAGTACGCTTTATGGATCTGATGGATTATTATAACAAAATAAATTTTTATGTGCGCATGGCGGTAACCGTGCCCGACCCTGAAATTCCAGTTCCGTTTACCATCCCCCTCTCAGAATCAACAACCCATGCCACACATGCTGGAGCAAACGCCGTAAACCTTGCCCGCATAATAACAGAGACAGATATTCCGGTTCTGGATGGAATAGTTATAGGCTCGGGTGTTTACAATTACTTCATTGAAGCCAATGACTTAAGAATACATATTGACCATATTTTAGAGTCGGTAACCACCACAGAAACTGATCAATTACAAAGCACATCCGAGGCTCTGATCTCACTTTTTATGAAAGGTCAAATGCCAGACGTAATAACCAATGAACTTGAAATTGCTGCGCTTGAAACGTCAAAAGGCGGCAACTTACTTACTCTATCAGCCAGTGTTACCCCCGAAGATAAAACCTGCGTACTTCCTGAAAACAGTATCAAAGTTCAAAATATAAAACCGCAGGATATAGTCAGCGCTTGGAAAAAAGCCGTGCTCTGTAAATTCTCACCAGAATCCATAAACGCACGCATTAAGCTTGGCTATTCAAATAGAGAAACTCCTGTAGCGGTAATTATTCAGCCAGAGATCAACACACAGGATTCCGGTTTAATCGAAACGATGCACAACGCAGAAATCTCGCTTCCTCCGGCAGATCAAGAATTAGGATGCTCCATAATTTTAAGTAAAAAAGACTCCGCCCCGTTTATCTTTTCGAGACGAGAAAAACAGCGCATGCTTTCACATCCCGAACAACAATCTCTATCTCTCCACTCTGCCAAAACAATTGCTGCAAGTGGATATCAAATAGAAGAAGTGCTCGGTGAACCTCAAAAATGTGAGTGGATTACAGACCTTCGCAACCAAGTCTTAATAACATCAACGGAACCTTATCCAAACAAAGGAACAAGGGCTGTTGACCGCATGAAGCGGACTTTACAATATATTGCAAACTTGAATATTTCTGCCAAAAACACAGAAATGTTTTTGCCTGAAAAAAGTAAATCAATGTATGATCTTGTTCGCTTTGCCAACGAAAAAGCCGTTTCGGAAATGTTTTCTCTGGTTAGTAAAGAAGGACTTGGATTAGACGGGGCAAAACATCTCACAGCGCGCCAGCCTATATCACTGACAGTGCTGAACCTCGAAGACGGACTTTTCACCACCGCTGCGGGAAAAATGGAAATAACCCCCGATGACATAAAATCATCTCCAATGTGGGCACTCTGGTTCGGACTAGGCTCTAAAAGACCGGGCTGGTCTGCGGAAAACTCCGTTGACGGATATGCTATTCTCTCAAAAACATATCTAAATATTAAACTTAAATCAGAAAAAGATTTATCAGAAATAGATGCTGTATGTGATCCGGAAATCGAAAAGAATCATATTCACTTTAGATTTAAAGGCGGCGAAGGAACCCCGGATGAACGCATAGCCAGAATCGAATTTATTAAAAACATTCTCGCTCCTCTTGGTTTCGAAATAACCAATCAGGGTGATTTAATAGAAGCGGTGCATAAAGCCGCAACCGAACCGGAGATACAAAAAAAACTGGCGACAATCGGACATATAGTAGCCCATATAGCGATAAGCAATCCTGTTGCACAAAATTCGCAGCAAGCAATAAAAGAGGCTGTGATATTCAGCGCAGGACTAGGATAA
- a CDS encoding ATP-binding protein has product MIFLSRLRFRTKINLGLTLIVVFTALIIALFVTSMASEALVDQTRKRGKVLAGNLALRAEDPLLSTDLLQLESMVNEVKEADDEIIYAFILDDKERVLASTFREGFPVQLREANSSGKQINAIMIDTGSQKIYDFAAPIFISEKNLGTVRIGLSRAGIQSVVQNLIFAISALTGAVLLVAVLASTHFARRMTFRLGTLQKHAVDIVRTHLGPEISNESTHENNHNSSRKNLKGDEIQELTETFDAMAMNLESHIEDLEITETNLTRQKELLKTIINVSPDYISLIGPAYTYLAVNKPLAKHIGKTEEEIIGLKDEDLFSTHEALVRTEEIRKVLNTGKIINKETREQDDNYSTVRWFHTIRVPVYSESSKIIGVLSTSREITELKSYQAQLIQSQKMESVGKLAGGVAHEINTPLGIILGYAQLLQDDISPDDQISKDLKIIEKQARVCRKIVSDLLGFSRQTESEKTEMCFNNSILEVVQLVSHTFKLEHIEISTKLDDRFPIIHGDPEKLKQVWLNLLSNAMEAIDDQGSIQITTILDISTMTITALFADTGHGVEPQKIGSIFDPFYSTKPVGKGTGLGLSVSFGIIKDHGGSIEAISPLPKSILAGMNAPDDTGPGTLFKVVLPLDAISAVEQVMNTGSV; this is encoded by the coding sequence ATGATCTTTCTCTCACGTCTGCGCTTTCGCACAAAAATTAATCTGGGATTAACCTTAATTGTCGTTTTTACAGCTCTGATTATTGCTCTTTTTGTTACCAGTATGGCATCAGAAGCGCTCGTCGATCAGACTCGCAAACGCGGTAAAGTTCTTGCCGGTAATCTAGCTCTCAGAGCGGAAGACCCACTGCTTTCAACAGACCTTCTGCAACTTGAATCAATGGTTAACGAAGTTAAAGAAGCTGATGACGAAATCATCTATGCTTTTATTCTGGATGATAAAGAAAGGGTTCTTGCCAGCACCTTCAGAGAAGGATTCCCCGTACAACTCCGAGAGGCAAACTCTTCGGGTAAACAAATTAATGCGATAATGATCGATACTGGTTCGCAGAAAATTTATGATTTTGCCGCACCTATCTTTATTAGTGAAAAGAACCTCGGAACAGTCCGCATAGGACTATCAAGAGCCGGCATTCAAAGCGTTGTCCAAAATTTAATCTTTGCTATTTCAGCTCTCACGGGTGCAGTTCTGCTTGTTGCAGTCTTAGCCTCCACACATTTCGCAAGGCGCATGACATTCAGATTAGGTACTCTTCAAAAACATGCCGTTGATATTGTCCGCACTCACCTCGGCCCGGAAATAAGTAATGAATCTACTCATGAGAATAATCACAATTCTTCTAGAAAAAATTTAAAAGGTGATGAGATTCAAGAATTAACCGAAACCTTTGATGCAATGGCAATGAATCTAGAAAGCCATATCGAAGACCTTGAGATAACCGAAACAAACCTGACCAGACAAAAGGAACTTCTCAAAACTATTATCAATGTCTCACCGGACTACATTTCTTTGATAGGCCCGGCTTATACCTATCTGGCAGTTAACAAGCCTCTTGCCAAACACATAGGCAAAACAGAAGAAGAAATTATCGGACTAAAAGACGAAGATCTTTTTTCCACACATGAAGCTCTAGTAAGAACTGAAGAAATTAGGAAAGTTCTGAATACCGGAAAAATAATTAACAAAGAAACCCGCGAACAAGATGATAATTATTCCACGGTCCGCTGGTTCCATACAATTAGAGTTCCTGTCTATTCTGAAAGCAGCAAAATTATCGGAGTTCTCTCGACGTCTCGCGAAATTACCGAACTTAAAAGTTATCAGGCACAGCTTATTCAGTCCCAAAAGATGGAATCAGTTGGTAAACTGGCTGGAGGTGTTGCCCATGAAATAAACACACCGCTCGGAATTATTCTTGGATATGCTCAACTTCTGCAAGATGATATCTCTCCAGACGATCAGATTTCTAAAGATCTTAAAATCATCGAAAAACAAGCCCGCGTCTGTCGTAAAATTGTTTCCGACTTGCTCGGTTTTTCCAGACAGACCGAAAGCGAAAAAACCGAAATGTGTTTTAACAACTCTATTCTTGAAGTTGTCCAGCTAGTCAGTCACACCTTTAAACTTGAGCATATTGAAATAAGCACAAAACTTGATGATCGCTTCCCAATCATTCACGGAGACCCTGAAAAACTTAAACAGGTTTGGCTGAATCTGCTTTCAAACGCGATGGAAGCTATTGATGATCAGGGCTCTATCCAGATTACAACAATTTTAGATATATCAACCATGACCATCACAGCCTTGTTTGCTGACACGGGACATGGTGTAGAGCCTCAAAAAATAGGCTCAATTTTTGACCCATTCTATTCGACAAAACCTGTCGGCAAAGGAACAGGGCTTGGCCTTTCCGTCTCTTTCGGGATAATAAAAGATCACGGAGGTAGCATTGAGGCAATCAGTCCTCTTCCAAAATCAATTCTTGCGGGAATGAATGCCCCGGATGATACAGGTCCCGGAACTCTTTTCAAAGTGGTCCTGCCTCTGGATGCAATATCAGCAGTAGAACAAGTCATGAACACAGGTTCAGTTTAA